TAGTATGTAAGCTATGAATAGCAGACTTATATAAAAAGATAGTGGTATTAGTTTGTTGATAATGAATTTTTCAAAGATGAATGAGAAGCCAATATAGATTAGAATGGGGGATAAGTACTTTTCATTTTGAAATCCCAAAAGGTTTTCAATATGGAATCTTGGTATCATTATATTTAAATGAGATAATATTTGTTCATTTATAAATTTGTCGATTATGTCGATGTATTTGTTTTCATGTCTTTTAAATTCTTTTAAGTTTTCTAAGTTGTGAATGTTTGGATTTTGAGAAATTATTTTATTCCATGTAGGAATTATATCGTTTTGTTTAACAAGTTCTTTGTAATATGTTTGTTTGAAACTTAGTGGAAAATTTAGTAATAAAAATATGAATGAAATTAATATAGGATTTATAAGGAGTTTGGAGAGCCTTGAGAAATAAAAAAACATTAAAAATGTAAAAAATATTGCCATTATTTTTAATGTTATAGGAAAATTTAAGGGTAGTATTATATTGGTAATTAATGCAGTATATATAAAAAAAGAAAAATATCTATATTTGGATTTGAGCATTATTGGTATATATGAACATAAACTTGTGATTATTAATATAAGGCTATCAATTAAAAATTTGATGTTGTTTGCAAAAGAAAATATTAAATTAGGAATTAATGCTAATATAGTAATTAAATAGATATCTTTTAAGTTGTTTTCGGTGTATATTGGTTCATTATTAAAGCTTATATTTAATATATTTTCCTTTATTTCTTTTTTTACTTTGTTTATTTCTTCTTCGATTTCAGTTTCAGTGTATTGTAAATATTGCTGTTGTGTGTTTTCGTTATTGTCTTGATTTTTAATTTTTTCTAAAATAATTTGTTCCATACATAATGGTGAAAAACTGGGTGTGTTTAAGAGTTTAATTTTGTTAACTTTGCTAAGTATTGTTTTTTTCCTTAATATTGTGATGCTATATATATCTCTTGTGATAGGTACATTTAGATTATCTATTTTTATTTTATTTATTGGATTGTTTAAAAAAATATCGTATTTTTTTAAATCAATATTTTCGTCTATTATTTGTTTAATAGATGTACCAATTTTAACTTTGATTATTTTGCTTTTTATTTTTTTATTTCCATTGATGGTTATGAGTTTTTCTTTATATGGAGAATTTGTTTTAAGTGTGGAGTAAATATTATAGAGATCTTCAATATTTGTTAATAGTATATTTTTATTTGGATTTATATTATTTTTTGTGTTTTCTTCATTGTATAAGAAATGCATTATTACTTCGTGATTTGAATATGGATGTGAAGAGTTGGGAATTAATTTGATTGTTAATCTTTTGTCTTTTGTGATATTTGATTTTTCAAGTTCTTTTTTAATATTATGGTTTTCGGTTATTATTAATATTTCTTTAAATTTGAATATTTTATCAATAGTTTCAAATCCGTAGACAATTTTGTCTAGTTTTGTTGTTATTAATATTTCTGCTATATTTGTGAATGAATCTTTTCCATTGATTAACAAAATCATTTTGTCTATTTTTTTGCATTTGTTCATATATTGAAATAATGAATCTTCATTAAACCAAGGAATTCCTAATCGAATTAATTTTTCTAGTATTTTTTCTCTTGATTCTTCTTCAGTTGAAATTTCTTTTTCATTGTTTATTCTTCCGTGAAATCTTATTAATGCTGATTTTATTTGATTTTTATTTGGAAGATTGGCAGTATATATTTTTTCTATTATTCCAGATATTGGGGTATATGTGTAAAGTTCTACATTTTTGTTTTTTGATAATATTTGTCCTTCTGAAATTCTTTGATTTTCAATGACATATATTGTAGATTTTGAATCTGCTGTTTCTAGTGGAATTAAAACACATTCAGGTATTTGGATTTCATCTATGTTAATTTTATATTGTCTTTTGATTTTTGTTTGTGAGTTAAACATTAAGTATTTCCCCTGATATATTTTCTATAACTTTTTTCACTCATATTTAAAAGAATTGTAAATCTTATTGCTTTAAATAGGAATAGTAATAAGAAAAATGGCAATGAGAGAGTGAATAATGTTTGATAATTGTTTTTATTAGTTGTAATGTTAGCAGGTGTTTCTTTATATATTAAAATTGGATTTCCATTTTCTAAGAATAATCTTGATAGTTCTTTATTTAGGTTTTTAGATATAAATTCTTTGTCTACTTTGTATATAATTTTTGGATTGATAGTTATTTTATTGTTTTCTATTTTAAAGTAGTCTTCTTTTACATTTGTGTTTACTTTGCCGTATTGAGATGTGATTTTGTATTTAAGTTCATTTTGATAAAATATATGATACATATAGCCTACAATATTTGGTATTTCTTCATTATGTCCAACCATTAAATAGATATTATTGGGATTTAGATAGTCAAAGTAGTTTAATTTTTTGCTGTAAAGATAATTGAAATTATTATAAGAGTTAAGTATATTTTGGGCGTAAAAAAATGGCATTATTGAGACTATAAATAGCATTATATGTATTAGTATTTTGTACTTCAAAATTTTGGTTTCTCGTTTTTGTTCTTTTATTTCAATTAAAGATAAAAATGTATGTTTCAAGTTGCTTTCAGTTTTGATCCAAGTAAATATTAGGAAAATACAAAGTGTTGATATTGATACACAAATAATTAAAATGGCTTCAAGGTTGGTGGATAAAAAATTAATGCTTACGGTAAAATATAATACTATAAATAAAAATAGAAATATTGGGGTTTTGATTTTTTTAATTAATACTGTAAAGCCTATATCTTTTAGATATATTTTGTTGTAATTTTTGTTAAAATTGTCAATTAGTACAAATAGTAGATAAGCGAGTATGGTTAAAGGATAAAAGTATGATATTTCGTCACTAAATATAAATATAATACATGAACTTATCAGAAAGAGGATCATAAAAGGAGCATATTTAATATTTAGTGATAATAATAAAATCATTATTATGATGAAAGTTGTGATTGAAAAGTATTTTATTTTGGTTTTATAGTTTAATGAATGCATTTCTGCTTTAATATTTTGATCTTTTTTTAATTTTTTTAAGTCATTATTAGTAAATGATGATTCAACATAAAGTATTTTTTTGTTTCCTGTATTAAAAAGATTAGGAAGTTTTTTTAAAAATAGATCTTTTCGAAGATCGTAGTCATTAAGATGAATTAATTTGTCTATTGTTATTTCTTTAAAGTGAGGAAAGTCCAGTATGTGTACTTTTGTTGTGTATTCGGATATTGTTTTATATCCTAATGAGTTTATATAGTCATTTGCTATTTTTAGGTCTTTTTCTTCTTGTAAATATATTGGTTTGTAGTCTCCAAATTGTGCTATGTTGCAAGAAAGTAGTGGTATTAGCAATATATGAAAAAACTTTAGTAGATTCATTTTTTCCTTTATGATCTGTTATTTAGATTATTCGATATAGTATTTGTTACATATTGCCCATGCAGAAATTATACCAATCAGTATGCCTGTAAATACTTCTTTTTTTTTGTGTCCTTTAACAACTTTAATTTTTAAAGGTTCAATTTTGATTTTCATTTTTAATTGTTCTGATAAATCATTTAAATATTCTGCTTGAACACCTGCCATATATCTAACTCCAAATGAATCTCTTATTGTGATTAAAGCAAAAGCTAGAGCAATAATAAAGTGAGTATTAATTCCTTCTTTTATTAATATTGATGTTGCAAGGGCTGTTACTGTTGAAGAGTGACTGCTGGGCATACCCCCTGTTTCTAAAAAAATGCTTTTTAAAAAATATTTTGGACTTAATTTGAGTTTTTTTGTTTTTATTGCTTGGATGATATATTTAATCATTTGAGCAATAATACCTGAAATTAAACAAGATAAGAAAAGGTCATTTGTAAACAAATCTTTTATCATTATTTGATTACTCCGTTATTTCATTTATATGAGAAATTGTCCATTTTGTATTATTATATGTTCTTTGCCCGATTTGGCAATACCGATGACATTTATGTCATTGCTTCCAATTATGAAATCTGTGTGAATTAAAGAAACATTACATCCGTAATCTAGTTTTGCAATATCTGTTTTAAGCTCACTTCCATTACTTAAACAGGAAGGATAAGCACTTCCTAGTGCAATGTGACAGCTTGCGTTCTCATCATATAATGTGTTGTAAAATGTAAGTCCACTTTTATATATTGGAGAGCTGTTATCTACTAATGCAACTTCTCCTATATATTGTGCTTGTGCATCGGTTTCTATATGCCTCTTTAGTATGTTATTTAATGTATCATTATCACATCCAAAATTGATTATTTTACCTTCTTGAAATTCCATCCATATGCCAGTTATTAGATTTCCAAGTATTGTTACTGGTCGAGTTGCGTACATAATACCATTTGTTTTTTTGTAGTTTGGTGTTGTGAAAACTTCTTGTGTAGGCATATTTGCATTAAATTCAATTTCTGTTCCACTTATTTTTTCACTTCCTCCTGTCCAAATGGAATGTTCTAGTAAATATATTTCTAGATTTGTTTTTTTGTTTTTAAATATTATTTTTTCTAATTGAAGATTATTTAGGGTTTTGCATCTTTGATGTAATTTATTTCCATGAATTTCCCAAGCTTTTATTGGATCTTCTGTGTCAAGTAACATAATTTTTTTTTGAATTTCAAAAAATTCTTTTAATGTTTTTTGACTCTCAGGTTTATTTAAGACTTTTGAAGCCCATTTTGGTCCTGGCGCACAGATTGTGCACCAGGACAATTCATTATTCATCATTGCACTTGAAATATTTTTTGATGCTAATTTTAATGCCTGAAAGTATTTAGATATTTTTTTATTGTCATATTCTTTTAGTGCATCCAAATTTTCTGTATTATCAATTCTTATTTTTGCCCATTTTTCATTTATCATTTCTTCAAAAAGTTTATGTTTAAAATCAGGAATAAACTCTAAAAGATTTTCTTGTGTTGATTGTAATCTAGATTTTAAGATTTCTGTATCCTCAATGCTTAATTCTACATATTTTGCTCCATGTTCATAAGCTTTTTGTGCTAAGATTCTTAAAAATTCATAACTTTCAATTGAGCCTGTAATGAGTACACATTGATTTTTTTGTAAGTTAATTCCTTTTACAATAATAAGTTCTGCATATTTTATTAAGTCTTTTTTCATGTGTGATCCTTTATTATGCAGGGTCTTCTAAAATATTGTCATTAATGTAATGAGCAACGGCTTCATTATCATTTGTGTTTATTATTTCTAAGTAAGATAACATTTTCTTTAGTCTGTAATTTGCATTTCCCATTAGTAATCCTTTTTTTACGTTTTCTAACATGTCAACGTCGTTAAAGCCATCTCCAAATGCAATTGTTTCATTTAAATTGATATTGATTCTTGTAAGAACATCTTTTAGTGCATTTCCTTTTGAAACTTTGCTATTAACAATTTCGAGTGAGTGTGGTGTTGATAAATAAGCATTTACTTCTTCTCTATATTTTTCTAGAATTGTTGCTTCATATTTTATGAGCTGTGCTTCTTCATCATGTAGTAATAAGATTTTTGCTATTTTGTTAAAATTTTTAATTTCTTTAAAATTATTGACTTCGTTATATCTTATGTTTATGTCTTGTAATTCGTGTTTGATATATTGGTGTTTATTTAATAATCTATGTTTTTTAAATATATCATTAATAGCATTTTTAGTTATGTTGTCAGCATAAAGGTTTTCATCTATATCATCAGATCTTTGTAAAAAGTGAGGTATGTTTTTATATTTATTTTCTCTGATATTTAGAATTTCTTTTACAATATCGGGAGCTAAGTCATAACTGCTTATTAATTGCCATTGGTTATTATATACCCTTGCTCCATTTAGTGTTATAAAAAATGACACATGTGAATTTAGATTCTGTATAAGAAGAGGTATTATTTCATTTTTACTTCTTCCTGTTGCAATAATAAATTTTTTGTTTTCTTTTGTTAGCTTTTTTATTACGAGTTCGCTAAAAGCTCCTATTTGGCTATTTGAGAGTAAGAGCGTACCATCGAGATCAGAAACAACAGCCTTAATGTTTTTCATGTTTTTGTCCTTTGATTTTTACTGTTATATTTAATTATATCAGATAAGAAGTTTTTTTAAAATTGAATTATTTGTTATAATTAAACAAAAAGTTACTTTTTAAATCCTAAGGAGCTTGCTTATATGGAGGTTAATACAAGAATATTATCTTTAAGAAAATTGATGATGAAAAATAAGATAGATGCATATTTAATAGCAAGTCATGATCCGCATATGAGTGAATATTCTCATGCTAGATTTAATATTCGTGAATTTATTACAGGTTTTACAGGAAGTGCTGGGACAGTAGTTATTACAGAAACGGAATCAGTGCTTTTTACTGATGGTAGATATTTTTTACAAGCTGCAAATGAACTTGAAGGAACTGAGTTTAAATTAATAAAACTTGGGGTGGAGGGCCATCCAGATATTTTTAGCTATATTAATATAAAGCTTAAAGGATTACGGATTGGAGTTTATGCTGAGGATATTAGTATAAAATTTTATGATGATTTAGTTAAAAATTGTAAATTTACAGATATTGAGATTTTACATGAAGATTTAATTTCTAAAATTTGGCAGGATAGGCCTTATTTTACAGGTAATAAAATATTTGAACTTAAGGAAGCTCAAAAAAATGATAAAAGAATAAATAAAATCAATAAAGTTAATGCAAAATTAGAAGCAAATACAATTGATTTTTATGTTATAAGTTCTTTGGATGAAATAGCATGGCTTTTAAATTTAAGAGGATTTGATATTGAATCATCAGCTTTGTTTTATGCTTTTTTGTTTATAGCTAGAAGTGAGAGATATAAGAATGTTCTTTTTGTTAATGTTGATAAACTTGATTTTGATTTAATAGAGAGACTTGAGGTTGAAGGAATTGAGGTCGAAGATTATAGTAATTTTTATTCATTTTTAGAAGAGATTAATCATGAGGGCAAATTTTTGATACCAGTTAATAGTAATGTTAAAATATTGGAATCTATTGGTAGATCAAATGCAGTATTTGGACTTAGTATTGTTAATGAACTTAAGGCAATAAAGTCTGATTATGAGATTAGTAAGATAAGAGACGCTCATATTATTGATGCTGTAAGTTTGGTTAAATTTTTATATAAATTTAAGAATTTAACTAAAGATGAGCTTGCTGATTTAGATGAGGTTGATGTTGCAAATATGCTTTTAAGCTTTAGGACATTAAGAGATGAATTTTTTAGTTCTAGTTTTGATTCGATCATTGGTTTTAAAGAAAATTCAGCATTGCCTCATTATAGACCAAAAAAAGGATTTAAAAAACTTAATCAGGATGGATTGCTTTTAATAGATTCTGGAGGTTCTTATCTTGAGCTTGGTACTACAGATGTTACGAGGACAGTTTTAATTGGGACAGTATCTCATAAAGAGAGAGAAGACTATACTTTAGTTCTTAAATCTTTTATTGCTCTTGCTTCTTTAAAATTTCCTTTTGGAATGTTGGGTGCGTCTCTTGATGGTATTGCCAGATTTCCTTTGCTTAAGCATGGCTTAAATTTTGCTCATGGAACGGGGCATGGAGTGGGATTTTTTCTTAATGTTCATGAATTTCCTGTTTCTATTAGCCCTTTATCCACTTATTCTTTTAAGGGTTCTGAAATTATTTCAATTGAACCTGGGATATATAGAAGTTCTGAATATGGTATTAGAATTGAAAATTTAGTTTTTGTAAAGCAAAGTTATTCAAATGAATTTGGAATTTTTTTGGAATTTGAAAATTTAACCCTTGTACCTTTTGAAAAAGAATTGATAGTTGTTGAAATGTTGTCAAAAGATGAATTAAACTATGTTAATAGTTATCATGAATTTGTATATTTTAGTTTAAAAGAATATCTTAGTGGTGATGAACTTAAGTTTTTAGAGATGTTAACTAGTAAGATATGAAATTTGTAAATTTATTGGCAATATTGATTTTTATTGTTTTTAATTTTGTATGTTTATTTTCAAATTCATTTAACGTTGTTTTTCATGATTCTTATGAGGATGCTATAGATGAGGCTCAAAAATTATATAAAAATGTTTTAATATTGGTTGGAAAAGATATTAAAGATAATTTAATAAAAGATTTTTTAAAGTCATTTGAAGATGATAAGCTTTTTAAGCTTGTTGCTAAGCATAATGTTTTTTTGATTATTGATGTAAATAATGAAATTTTTAGTGAAATTAATTTAAAAAAGAGTCCAACTTTATTTTTTGTTGATGCAAAAAGTGAACAAGTAAGGGCTGCTTATACTGAATCCATTAAAGATACTGTTCAATATAATAGAGAGTTTTTAAATTATGCTTTGGGAGTTTTAAAATTAGATGATATTGTGTATAAAAATGATAACTATGAAATTAATATTTTTGATGATAAGGTTTTTTTTTATAAAACATTGGATGGTCATTGGAGATTAAGAATGAATGGTAAAGATAAAAAACTTCTTCCTTCAAAAATAGAGCTTAAAGAATTTTTAGTATTTAAAGATGAGAATGGAGGTAGGCTTTATGCTTTGCCAAAATCTAAGAAAGGTGGTATTTATTTTTCGGAATCGGAAAAAGAAGAATGGAAGTTTTTTGGACAAATAAAGTCGTAATTTTAAAAATAGATTTTTGGAGGATTTATGGAAATAGTTTTTTATCCTGATGATTTGCTTCGAGTACAAACGAAGGATGTTGCAAATATTGATGATGAATTGCGAAGTATCATTTTTCAAATGATAGGTTTAATGGATAAAAGCAAGGGTGTTGGACTGGCTGCACCTCAAGTAGGTCTTGATTTGTCTATTTTTGTAGTTAGAGAAAATATGATGTCAAAACCTTTGGTTTTTATTAATCCTGTAATAACGTCAAAATCTATTGAACTTAGTGTTTATAAAGAAGGTTGTTTAAGTATTCCTGGAGTTTATTATGATTTATCAAGGCCAAAATCAATTGTAATTGAAGCTTATGATGAAAATGGCAAGTTTTTTAAGATTGAAGATTTAGATATTTTAGCCAGAATTATTCAGCATGAAATGGATCATTTAAAAGGTGTACTTTTTATTGATTATTATGAGGATAAACTTAGGAATAAATTATTGAAATCTTATCTTAAGGAAAGGAGGCTTGTTAAATTTTGAAAATTTTTTTTGCAAGTTCTGATAATATTGCTTTAGAGGTTTTAAAAAAAATATCAGATCAATATGATGTAGTTGGAGTATTAACTGCACCTGATAAGCCTAGTGGTCGTGGTCTTTCTTTGAAAGTAAATGACATTAAACGTGAAGCTCTTAGTAGAAACATTACTGTTTTGCAACCAGTTGTACTTGATGCTGATGTAATAAACGTGGTAAAAAGCTTAGAGCCTGAACTTATGTTAGTTTTTTCTTATGGAAAAATTTTTAAGCAAGAATTTTTGGATATTTTTCCAATGGGTTGTATTAATATTCATCCTTCTCTTTTGCCAAAATATAGAGGCCCTTCTCCTATTCAATCTGCTATTTTAAATGGTGATTCTATTAGTGGAATTACTGTTCAAAAAATGCTCTTAGAGATGGATAGTGGTAATATTTTGGCGCAAAGTCAGTTTGAAATCAAGGGTTTTAATACAAGTGTTGATATTTTTAAATATGTTTCTTTAAATAGTTTTGATCTCGTAATAGAAGCTTTAAATAAATTGCTTAAAGGAGATGTTGGAGTTGTTCAAGATAAAAATAATGCTACATATTGTTCTTTTTTTGGCAAAGAGCATAGAATGATTGATTTTAAGTTGAGTGCTTTTGATATTAAGAATAAAATTAATGCGTGTAATCCTTGGCCCCTTGCAAGAGCTAGGCTTGATAATAATGAGATTATTTTTCATAGAGCTGATTTTATAAGTACTAATGATTATGATGATCAAGTTATTGGAAAAATTGTTGATTTTGATCCTAGTAAAGGTCTTTTGGTAAAGACAGGAGATGGAATTTTGGTATTATTAGAGCTTCAAAGAATTGGAAAAAAAGTTTTAGATTGTGCATCATTTTATCATGGAAGTAAAGATTTAATAGGTAAGGTTTTTTCTTAAAAATAAAGTTTAAGGAGATGATATAATATTGATGGATAATAAACCACCACATAATCAGTTATTTTTAGATAGTCAAAATCTAAATGATAGTAATTTGCATGAATTTAGAGAAAATTATGATGATAAAATGCATGATTTGCCAGAGCATGTGTCTAGGGGTTTAGTGCTTACTATTGTTGGGTCTTTGATGATTTCATGTGCGATATTTTTTATTTTTTTAAAGGGTAGTGATATTGTTGTTGTTCCAAATTTAAGTGGACTTTATATTGAAGAGGCAATTACTGAGCTTCAAAATAAAGAATTAATTCCTTATGTTGAACTTAAGTTCTCATCAACTTCGCTTGATAAAGGTAAGGTAATAGATCAAAAACCTAAGGCAGGTACTGTTTTGAGACTTGATAGTAAGGTTAAAATCTTTATTAGTAAAGGAGCTGTGATAAATAAAGTTGATAATTTTATTGGTAAGAATATTGATGATGTTCTTATTAATTTGAAAGCCAATGCAATTAATAATAATAGGATGCTTTATCATTTGTTAAGACCTGTTGAAATTGAGAGTATTCTTCCAAAAGGAACAATAATTCGCCAAGAACCATCACCAGGTACTAAGATTGCGAGTTTAGTTGATCTTCAATTTTTAGTAAGTAAAGGGCAAGAAGAGCCATCTGTTAAGTATATAAAAAACTATGTTGGACTCTATTACAAAGATGTAATAATTTCTCTTTTAAATGATGAGATTAATTTTGATATCAATGTTTCTAAGGGTAATGATTTTGGAAGTGTTATTTATCAGTCTTTATCTCCTGGAAATAAGATTGAAACCTTAGATAAATTGATAATTACTATTAATGAACCAAGAGTTAATAGTACAAGCGTGTTTGGAATTATGACTTATAAATTAGATGTATATCCATCTAGTGTAGATATCATGGTTAAAGTAAGAGATTCTAGTGGAAATAGTGCTTTATTTTATTCTTTTAGATCTAAAGGTGGACTTATTAAATTGCCTTATGAGGCATTAAAAGGCTCAACAGTTGAGCTTTATATTCATGATAAACTTATAAATCAAACATTAGTGAATTGAAATAATGAAGGCAAATTTTATTTTTGAGTTTAATACAGGATGTTATTATTAGTCATTCATTTTTGATGTAATAATCGTGGATGCTACGATTGTAGCTGTTTCTGTTTTTAAAATATTTGGTGAAATGTTATATGTGTTAAAATTGTACTTTGTTATTAAATTTATTTCTTTTGTTATAAATCCTCTCTCAGGTCCAATTATGACAATCACATTTTCTGTTTTTATATTTATGTCAATTAGTTTGTTTTTGCTATTTCTTTCAAGTAGTATTTTTGTGGTATTAAAATTGTCATCTTTTATATTCTCTAAGACTTCTATCAAATTGTTAAAAATTTTAATTTTTGGTATATATGTAATTCCGCCTTGCATAGCTCCTTTTATTAAATATTTTTCATATTCTTTTGTTCTAAAGAGTTTGGAGTGTGAGTAGGATTTTTCACTAAGTAAAGCATTGAAAAAAATGATTTCAGATATTCCAATACTACCAAGGTGTTGAATTATTCTTTTTGCTGCAATTGGTCTTATGAACCCAATGACAACTTTTACTCTTGTCAGTCGATTTGATTTTGATATTTTATGATTGTTTTTAAAGAAAAGTCTTATATCTTTATGATATATGCATGAATAGATGTGTTCTTCACCAATAATGCCAAATTTAAAGGAATCATTATTTTTAAGTTTTAATATTTCTGTAATATGTTTTACTCTTGGATCATTAAGTACGATTCCATTATGAAACTCATTTGTGTTTATTAATATCAAATTCATTGTTTATGATTTAGTTCCTTATTAATTATATTATATTTATGTTATAATGAAAAATCGATTGATTTAGGAGAAAATATGGCAATTAGTTTGACTAAGCAGGAATTTATTGATAAGGTTTTTGATTATAAAAACAATCAAGAATGGAATTTTAAGGGTACAAAGCCTGCAATAATTGATTTTTATGCTGATTGGTGTGGTCCATGTAAAATGCTTGCTCCGATTTATGACGAACTTTCTAAGGAATATGAAGATAAAATTGATTTTTATAAAGTTAATACTGATAAGGAGCAAGAAGTTTCTATGATGCTTGGTGTACAAAGTCTTCCTACCATTATTTTTGTTCCTGTTGGAGATAAGCCAAGAGTTTCTGTTGGATTTATTGAAAAAAATTCTTTGAAGGATGCAATTAAAGATTTGTTTAAAGTTTAATAAAAGGGTTTAATGATAAGAAATTGAACTCTTGTCTGTTTATATAATGTTCTTTTTAAGTTATAATTAGTTTTAGGATATAGTGAATTGATAAAAGAGGAGTTAAATTTATGGGCAGAAGGTGTTGAGTTTAAACATTGGGATGCTTATTATAATTTTATTTTATCTGTTCTCAATATTCTTTGTATTAAAGAATATGAGCTATCTGTTATCCTATGCAATAATGAGTACATTCAAAAGTTAAATGGTGAATTTAGGCAAAAACCAGAGCCTACTGATGTTTTGTCTTTTAATTATTTTGAAGGTAGTGAACAAATAAATCATAAAATACAAGGAGATATTGTCATATCTCTTGAGTATTTGGAGTTTAGTTCTTTAGAATTTAATGTTGAAATGTATGATGAGCTTCAAAGAAATACTATACATGGGATTTTGCATTTAATAGGATATACTCATGATACAAATAATTTTCAAAATGAGACAATGTTGATTATTCAGGAACAGGTTTTAAGAGAAACCAGAAGGGTATTTTGATGTTCAAGTTTTTTAATTTTAAGAATAAAAAAATGAAATATGTTGAGGGTAAAGATAGCGAAGAAAAATCGAAATTTGAAACATCTTTGCTTAATAATTTTAATTCTCTTAAAGAAACGATTGTGAAAGAGATTATGGTTCCAAGAATAAGTGTAATATTTATTGATTATTCTATAAGTAAAGATGATATTTTGAAAGTTGTAACTTCTAGCAATCATTCAAGATTTCCTGTTTATAAAGAAACAATAGACGATATTATAGGAATAATTCATACAAAAGATATATTGTTACATATGTGGAAGAAAGATTTTTATGAGATAGATCTAAAAGATATTATGCGAAAAGTTATGTTTGTTCCTGAGAGTAAGAAAATAGATTCTCTTTTAAAAGAATTTCAAGAAAATCATGTGCATATTGCTATTGTAGTTGATGAATATGGAGGAATTTCGGGGCTTGTTACACTTGAAGATATTCTTGAAGAGATTGTGGGAGATATTCAAGATGAATTTGATAATGAAGTTGATGAAATAGTTCCTCTTGATGATGGAAGTTATCTTTGTACAGCTAGAGTGTTAATTGAAGATTTAAATGAAAAACTTGGATTGTGTCTTCCAGATGGAGATTTTGATACTCTTGGAGGTTTTGTTTATGATCTATTTGGAAGAATTCCTTTGAAGAATGAGAAGATAGAATATAATAATTTAATTTTTACTATTAAAAATATGCATCAGCGAAATATTAAGGTAATAAAGATTTCCCAAAAGGAAGGTTTATGAATTTTAAGAGATTTTTTATAATGCTTTTGTTTTTTTATTTAAATTTTGGTAGTTTAATAGGTGCTACTACAACTGCTATTGAATATTATCAAAAGGCACAAACATGTTA
Above is a window of Borrelia hispanica CRI DNA encoding:
- a CDS encoding Cof-type HAD-IIB family hydrolase gives rise to the protein MKNIKAVVSDLDGTLLLSNSQIGAFSELVIKKLTKENKKFIIATGRSKNEIIPLLIQNLNSHVSFFITLNGARVYNNQWQLISSYDLAPDIVKEILNIRENKYKNIPHFLQRSDDIDENLYADNITKNAINDIFKKHRLLNKHQYIKHELQDINIRYNEVNNFKEIKNFNKIAKILLLHDEEAQLIKYEATILEKYREEVNAYLSTPHSLEIVNSKVSKGNALKDVLTRININLNETIAFGDGFNDVDMLENVKKGLLMGNANYRLKKMLSYLEIINTNDNEAVAHYINDNILEDPA
- a CDS encoding RnfABCDGE type electron transport complex subunit D, with protein sequence MFNSQTKIKRQYKINIDEIQIPECVLIPLETADSKSTIYVIENQRISEGQILSKNKNVELYTYTPISGIIEKIYTANLPNKNQIKSALIRFHGRINNEKEISTEEESREKILEKLIRLGIPWFNEDSLFQYMNKCKKIDKMILLINGKDSFTNIAEILITTKLDKIVYGFETIDKIFKFKEILIITENHNIKKELEKSNITKDKRLTIKLIPNSSHPYSNHEVIMHFLYNEENTKNNINPNKNILLTNIEDLYNIYSTLKTNSPYKEKLITINGNKKIKSKIIKVKIGTSIKQIIDENIDLKKYDIFLNNPINKIKIDNLNVPITRDIYSITILRKKTILSKVNKIKLLNTPSFSPLCMEQIILEKIKNQDNNENTQQQYLQYTETEIEEEINKVKKEIKENILNISFNNEPIYTENNLKDIYLITILALIPNLIFSFANNIKFLIDSLILIITSLCSYIPIMLKSKYRYFSFFIYTALITNIILPLNFPITLKIMAIFFTFLMFFYFSRLSKLLINPILISFIFLLLNFPLSFKQTYYKELVKQNDIIPTWNKIISQNPNIHNLENLKEFKRHENKYIDIIDKFINEQILSHLNIMIPRFHIENLLGFQNEKYLSPILIYIGFSFIFEKFIINKLIPLSFYISLLFIAYILQNLSLYNYISFDILSLIMSPIPMILIFTMGTELQTAPHFKFEQILYGFALSLGYFITLSYIPLETFSAIISIFILQISSTLIKKYSLTFHIKKILHYLSINKEKVRENKNENGEEIIKI
- a CDS encoding aminopeptidase, with amino-acid sequence MKKDLIKYAELIIVKGINLQKNQCVLITGSIESYEFLRILAQKAYEHGAKYVELSIEDTEILKSRLQSTQENLLEFIPDFKHKLFEEMINEKWAKIRIDNTENLDALKEYDNKKISKYFQALKLASKNISSAMMNNELSWCTICAPGPKWASKVLNKPESQKTLKEFFEIQKKIMLLDTEDPIKAWEIHGNKLHQRCKTLNNLQLEKIIFKNKKTNLEIYLLEHSIWTGGSEKISGTEIEFNANMPTQEVFTTPNYKKTNGIMYATRPVTILGNLITGIWMEFQEGKIINFGCDNDTLNNILKRHIETDAQAQYIGEVALVDNSSPIYKSGLTFYNTLYDENASCHIALGSAYPSCLSNGSELKTDIAKLDYGCNVSLIHTDFIIGSNDINVIGIAKSGKEHIIIQNGQFLI
- a CDS encoding divergent PAP2 family protein; the protein is MIKDLFTNDLFLSCLISGIIAQMIKYIIQAIKTKKLKLSPKYFLKSIFLETGGMPSSHSSTVTALATSILIKEGINTHFIIALAFALITIRDSFGVRYMAGVQAEYLNDLSEQLKMKIKIEPLKIKVVKGHKKKEVFTGILIGIISAWAICNKYYIE